A single window of Bacteroidota bacterium DNA harbors:
- a CDS encoding (Fe-S)-binding protein translates to MIVDIFIPCFIDQIYPQAAVNMVKVLEKVGCSVNYNPEQTCCGQPAFNAGYWKEAKEVGEKFIKEFQNDRYIVCPSASCTGFVKNYFPEMFHNSVLHNEFKQVQKNMFEFTDFLVNILKITNIGAALNGIATYHDSCSALREYGVKREPRVLLEKVRGLELREMKDTDVCCGFGGSFAVKFEPIAVGMGQDKVANAMEVGADYIISTDMSCLMHMDGYIKKRQKKLKVMHIADVLASGWD, encoded by the coding sequence ATGATAGTAGATATTTTTATTCCCTGTTTTATCGACCAGATCTATCCGCAGGCTGCAGTAAATATGGTTAAAGTGCTTGAGAAGGTGGGCTGTTCTGTTAACTATAACCCCGAACAAACATGCTGCGGGCAGCCGGCTTTCAATGCCGGCTATTGGAAAGAAGCCAAGGAGGTGGGTGAAAAATTCATTAAAGAGTTTCAAAACGATCGTTATATTGTTTGTCCTTCGGCTTCATGTACCGGCTTTGTTAAAAATTATTTCCCGGAGATGTTTCACAATTCCGTGCTTCATAATGAATTTAAACAAGTGCAAAAGAACATGTTTGAGTTCACGGATTTCCTGGTCAATATTTTAAAGATCACAAATATAGGCGCGGCACTGAATGGCATTGCTACCTACCATGATTCCTGTTCGGCTCTTCGCGAATACGGCGTGAAAAGAGAGCCTCGGGTATTGCTTGAAAAAGTCCGCGGACTTGAACTGCGGGAGATGAAGGATACGGATGTTTGCTGCGGATTTGGCGGAAGTTTTGCTGTAAAATTTGAACCCATTGCTGTTGGTATGGGGCAGGATAAAGTTGCAAACGCAATGGAAGTCGGCGCAGATTATATTATCTCTACGGACATGTCATGTTTAATGCATATGGATGGCTACATCAAAAAGCGGCAAAAGAAATTGAAGGTGATGCATATTGCAGATGTTCTGGCAAGCGGTTGGGATTGA
- a CDS encoding NAD-dependent deacylase has product MKKIVVFTGAGISAESGIKTFRDSGGLWEEFDINDVATPEGWKKNPALVLDFYNLRRKQVLEAKPNPAHIALAELQLRYDVQVITQNIDDLHERAGSKKVLHLHGEVLKSRSTLDPSLVYDIKGWKLELGEKCAKNSQLRPHIVWFGEPVPNMLRAYEITSAADVFIVIGTSFNVYPAAGLLDHAHDEIPKYLIDPTVDKTEHVSNLTIIKEKAGTGVPALVKQLLM; this is encoded by the coding sequence GTGAAAAAAATCGTTGTCTTTACAGGTGCCGGCATAAGCGCGGAAAGCGGCATTAAAACGTTTCGTGATAGCGGAGGCTTATGGGAAGAGTTTGATATCAATGATGTAGCGACACCTGAGGGTTGGAAAAAGAATCCAGCATTGGTGTTGGATTTTTACAACCTGCGAAGAAAACAGGTGCTGGAAGCGAAGCCAAATCCCGCACATATAGCATTGGCTGAATTACAATTGCGTTATGATGTTCAGGTGATCACACAAAATATAGATGATCTTCATGAGCGGGCGGGCTCAAAAAAAGTGTTGCACTTGCATGGAGAAGTTCTGAAAAGCCGCAGTACACTGGACCCTTCACTGGTTTATGATATTAAAGGCTGGAAGCTGGAGCTTGGCGAGAAATGTGCCAAGAATTCACAGTTAAGGCCTCATATAGTTTGGTTTGGGGAGCCGGTTCCAAATATGCTCAGGGCATATGAGATAACCTCCGCGGCCGATGTATTCATTGTGATCGGTACATCCTTTAATGTATATCCTGCAGCAGGCTTATTGGATCATGCACATGACGAAATTCCAAAATACCTCATTGACCCTACAGTCGATAAAACAGAGCATGTAAGTAATCTTACAATTATAAAAGAAAAAGCAGGTACCGGGGTACCTGCTTTAGTTAAGCAATTGCTTATGTAA